A section of the Arcobacter roscoffensis genome encodes:
- a CDS encoding RrF2 family transcriptional regulator has protein sequence MPLISTKGVYGLTAMYELSKHDKETPMQIKEISSNANIPQNYLEQLLSKLRRAELVKSIRGAKGGYILAHNAEDIKVVDILIALEDDLKIVDAKASNPILNIFFDDSKQSMKKIFDVTLAGLDDYQDKYNEFLHYSI, from the coding sequence TTAATATCCACAAAAGGTGTATATGGTCTTACAGCCATGTACGAACTAAGCAAGCATGACAAAGAGACTCCTATGCAAATCAAGGAGATCTCTTCAAATGCTAATATTCCTCAAAACTACTTAGAACAACTTCTAAGTAAGTTAAGAAGAGCCGAACTTGTAAAAAGTATTAGAGGTGCTAAGGGTGGATATATCCTAGCTCATAATGCTGAAGATATCAAGGTTGTTGATATTTTAATAGCATTAGAGGATGATTTAAAGATTGTTGATGCTAAAGCTTCGAATCCAATTTTGAATATCTTTTTTGATGATTCGAAGCAAAGCATGAAAAAAATATTTGATGTGACTCTAGCTGGTCTAGATGATTATCAAGATAAATACAATGAATTTTTACATTATAGTATATAA
- the cysK gene encoding cysteine synthase A — protein sequence MNYAENLTQLIGNTPLVKLQGSSNASGATVLGKCEFMNPSHSVKDRIGTNMINTALEQGLINKDTTVIEPTSGNTGIALASVCAALGIKLVLTMPSSMSIERRRLLKALGADLVLTEPEKGMKGAIEKASELAEQTENSFIPQQFNNGANPEIHRQTTAQEILKDTDGKIDILVAAIGTGGTITGVGEVLKQHNPDIKVIAVEPEASPVLSGGKPGPHKIQGIGAGFVPGVLNTDVFDEVLTVGNDTAIEASRKLAQTEGLLIGISAGANVHAADVIANRPENKGKTIVTILCDTGERYLSSGLYNYDEE from the coding sequence ATGAATTACGCTGAAAATTTAACACAATTAATTGGAAACACTCCATTAGTAAAATTACAAGGTTCTAGTAACGCAAGTGGTGCTACTGTATTAGGTAAGTGTGAGTTTATGAACCCATCTCACTCTGTTAAAGATAGAATTGGTACAAACATGATTAACACTGCTTTAGAGCAAGGTTTAATCAACAAAGATACAACTGTAATTGAGCCAACTTCTGGTAATACAGGTATTGCTTTAGCTTCTGTTTGTGCAGCTTTAGGAATTAAATTAGTTCTTACTATGCCTTCATCAATGAGTATTGAAAGAAGAAGATTATTAAAAGCTTTAGGTGCTGATTTAGTATTAACAGAGCCAGAAAAAGGTATGAAAGGTGCTATTGAAAAAGCAAGTGAATTAGCAGAGCAAACAGAAAACTCTTTCATTCCACAACAGTTTAACAATGGTGCAAATCCAGAGATTCACAGACAAACAACTGCACAAGAAATCTTAAAAGATACAGATGGAAAAATTGATATTTTAGTTGCAGCTATTGGTACTGGTGGAACTATTACAGGTGTTGGTGAAGTATTAAAACAACACAACCCTGATATTAAAGTAATTGCAGTTGAGCCAGAAGCATCTCCTGTATTAAGTGGTGGTAAACCAGGACCTCATAAAATCCAAGGTATTGGTGCAGGATTTGTTCCAGGTGTATTAAATACTGATGTATTTGATGAAGTTCTTACAGTTGGAAATGATACTGCTATTGAAGCATCTAGAAAATTAGCTCAAACTGAAGGTTTATTAATTGGTATTTCAGCAGGAGCAAATGTTCACGCAGCAGATGTAATTGCAAACAGACCTGAAAATAAAGGTAAAACAATTGTTACTATCCTTTGTGATACAGGTGAAAGATATTTAAGTTCAGGACTATATAACTATGATGAAGAGTAA